tcagattaattattatagattttttttaaatttacatgatatgttaaattgtaagggagtcaaatattaataaataattaatctgaacacaatcctaccttccatagcagtcctatatgtatgtattatatgtataggtatgaacctataaagcagtctatatatatataggtaggtatgtacatattataaatattagttccattcgtcagatacagatggcgctactaagctgttgccactattagctcgcgagatagtactctatttccatatgttaaaagtactctgtggtcatGTCTGAAATTGTCAGGGTCTTTTCACTCAGTACATTTTAGCCACAGTACAAAATCGCACAGGGTACATTGACTCAGACTTAGCTCGACAGATGGCACTAGTAGTAAGTTTTGTTGCCAACCACGCGCAACAGGTGGCACTACTTGTAAATTTTGTGGCCGGTCAGCAGTGTGACCGTTTGTGGCAGATTTCTGCCATTTGGGCAGATTTGGCTCCTAAATTTTAACTCTGGCAGAAAAAGCTGACGATTTAACAAAGTGGTAGATTGTGGCAGATTTCAAGGAaatccttattatttttctaatctatcgcCCCACTTATctaatcttattatttttctaatctatcgccacactcacacacacacagttaaagtatcaattattaatcttggcaatctattttcgtccttattcaagcaattagcaagaagtgaaatgtaaaaattcttaaatgtgatggatgaatgcaataaaaaaaatatatgaaaagacattgctatgctaggagggtcagactcagaataatattaataattaattaaaaagcaaattcgtaacgttttttttttctttttaaaaattacacggtattcttttagctcatccaccgtaatttaatcaagaaacaccgtatttttaaccttacaacacggtaattcttgatttacatatggaaacattggcacagtcacaaattgtcaagtctgtggtctgtgtctattaaaaattatttattttcaaccacTTTTTTCCGAGGTTTTCCATTATATCAAGGTGTTTATGTGATATTTTCCAACGACTTGACTTTGTTAGTTGGATTTTGGTGATTCTGTTATAGTGAAGTGACTTGTGCTTTATTTTGAACTCTGACAACTCTACCGAGcaactttctttatttctttgtacCTCTTTAGCTATTCGAAACTGCAAAGTATGGATTtacagtgcattgtgctgatctGGATGTGATGGAAAAagccataaaacaagaaaaaagaagagctctataagtacctaactaatataaCCCCGACTACGTTTCTCGGACTACGATTTGCTGTAATAACAGAAAAAAAGTGTGTGcccagttataaaaataaataaaagattattaccttatttatgtgttttattgaaattaaccatagaaaaatagaaataaaagaaaatttaaaacctatatataggtacctatctaggtagcgTATATACTGTACCTATAGGGATTAGTATATATAGCAGATCCTGTAGTTGCAACTCAgctcaatagatggcgttaccaAAAAATAGGGACTGATGACTCTatacccgtatattcaatgtactctgtggaaaTTGTTTTGATTTTGACGACCGCAtggtatttttctattttttaaattcgctttataaataaactttgtAATGTCTAACTTGCTGGAAGTATTAATTACGTGTGACTCAAACAATACGTTATGGACGAGCAGTATTTGGGATCCCCATAACGGTACAAACTTGATGACTTATAAAGGCGGTGGGACCGCCGAAAACCGTACAGCTTGCTTCATAGGCAGTGATTATTTCGCTGCGGTGGAAAGAACAAAGCCTATTTTGCACGTATGGCCACTAAATTCCCAGCAGACTGTGCAAGGAATGCGTTTCATACTGCCCGGGAAAGCGACTGCTTTTGCGGTGACACCGGACGGTTCGTACTGTATAGCAGGCATCGATgagaaaatttatttatggcaGATCGCGTCAGGCAatttactaactataataaaccGTCATTACCAAAAAGTTAACCTGCTAAAGTTTACAAGCGATGGACGTTTCTTTGTATCTGCAGCTGAAGACGGCATGGTAATGGTGTGGTCGTTAGTCACTGTGGCAGCTAACCCTGAAGTGGAACTAGTAACTCAGACGGTTGCAGGGCAACATGACCCTGTCTACATATTCTCTGATCATTTCTTACCAGTAACAGACATGTGTATAAGTAAAATGGGCATACACGGACGTTTATTCACAGTATCCAGTGATAGAACATGTAAAATTTATGACTTAACATCTGGGGAAATGGTTCTAAACTTAGTATTCGACGAGCCACTGTCAGCGATTGTTCTAGATGTGTTGGAATTAAATGCTTTTGTAGGTTCGACTGAAGGGAGAATTGTTCAGTTCAGTCTCACCAATCCACCGAGAGGAAGAGATATTCTTGttaatgatgataaaaatattgtattttctgCTCACACAAAAGCTGTCTCTTGTTTATCTGTATCTCTAAATGGAGAGTTACTTATGTCAGGCGGCAACGATGAACAGGTTATATTATGGCACATAAGAAGCCAGCAACCAATTAGAGTGATAAAGCATAAAGGGCCCATAACAAATGCTTTTTTCACACTAAATCATAAAGCAATTTACAAACAAGACTTCGCTCCTAGTATCATACTACATAACTTAGAGCGAACTTTGGAAAATAATAGTGATGAAATTGTAGAAATAGAAGTTCTTGTTACTAAGAAAAATAACTTCTGGCCTCAATACGTGAGTAACATTGATAGTGATGCAGCAGAAATAGATTTGGACATCAAACACAGGGAGGCGATGCTCAAAGATGAACTAGAAAAGATGAAAAGAATCAATTCTAATTTATATACTGTAGCAATTGGAAAAGCATTGAAATCTGAAGATTCTAATCCTAAaaagaaaatgaataaaaataagacTCAATAAACCTTTACTTAAATTATTGttgtttgttttaataaaatagacCTTTACAGAAAAAATAGAACTAACAATAGAGACTGTTTCTCCTTAGGTAGGTTAGGGCTAGTagaaaatacctaataaaagCAGAAAAATAGTGCCACTTTTAAACATACTCCATTCGATATATTTTCTGCACatagtgatttttttgtaaactaCTAAATTGCGAATTATGATTGCGTGCCTCAAAGCCCGCCTTAAATCGTACAAagcatagataataattaaaattatctatGCAATAACTGTCAAAACTCAAATGTCAGTTACAACTTTTGTCTATGGGTCTAAAACGTCACCGCGTCACTGGCATCGTacgatttttaatttgtatttttcaattttcggtTTTTGGAACACTCCTATTATAATAATCGTGCGTTAAAATTGTGCAAAATGTGTTGAGACAAAGGAAAATAAATTGTTTGCAAGTTGCTGATATGTTTTCATGACCTATACAATACACAGGTGAGTGTAaagtttaaatgtaaaaataaacgttGCCACCCATTTGCGTCACAACAAAACAGTAATTTTTTGTTTACTATTCTCAGATCTTGAGGCGAAATGTCGAAGGCTGTGGTTATTCCTGAGTGCAATAAAGATATTGGCGGCATTAAGGATGAGATTAGTCTTTCGCCTAGCGATAAGAAAGACGGCGCTATTTCTCTATTTAGCAGACTATTGCGCTTGGATTCGCTTGGGAAGCGTCAGAATGGCCCCAAAACTCCTACTACTGAGCCCCTGACTACTTATTATGGAGTTTATATACCTTGCGAAATCAAGAAAGGACCTGATGAAGGTTTGTATACAAAGCAGTATTATCACAGCCTTATCCTGCTATCATGCGATTTATCATTCTATAATATAGGTCAGCAGTGGTTAGGAACTATTTATAGtttatatcttataataaatgatATCTTGATTTGATTTTCtatcttttattttaagtaaataataatggtTCTTGTTTTAATTATCTATCTAGTCACCTATAGTATTAACAATCATGAATATGTATGGTCCTATTGAATCATTAACAGTGTACAGTTGTATAGTTTGTCTTTTCAACATAAACATAAAATGTTATGTTATTTAGTTAATCCagatttaatatacctacatataaacaATAAAAAGGCTATCCACTAAACTGGGGAAGGGCTGATTGACAGAcatcgagaacattatggagaactaatGATATACAATATGGAGAAAtagaggcatgcaggtttcctcacgatgttttcctttagtAATAAAGaaagtgatgtttattttaattctttAAAATGTAATAACTGAAATTTTGAGTGCCCAAGTATAAACGTCAGactcctgaataggaggcagaAATCTTATTTGGGCATCACAGGAGAATTTACTTacatttatgtaattaaaaccaaaaaaatccTTTTGCTACTTCATAAAAATTCTTAGTATTGCTGTTAAtaggtaaatactaaataggcATTAGGCATAGATTCTTTTACATTCATTTGTCTTAAATACATATTAGATGGTTGAAAGGCCAAACCCTGTGTCATTCAAAGAAGAGGcccatactcagtagtgggtcggtgaTAGGtgacgatttttttaaaaatagagatagcgagcaaacgagttgGCGGGTcagctgatgttaagtgattaccgccgcccatgaacatgaTGATGCtgcaataaattaatttgataATTTTCTGTTACAGAAGCACTTCATGTTTATGAGAACAAAGTGGAGGCGTTGGAGCTAGTGCGTAGATACAAGTCTGCGAGGTTTAAAGCCTTCCGAAACCATCAGGATGCTGTGTCCTTTGCTCTGAGGGGAGCGGAACCTGTGGAGACCCACGAAGGAAATGGTAACTGTATGTagctgttttttagggttctgtacctcagaaggaaaaaccggccaagtgcgagtcaggctcgcgcaatgagggttccgtactacagtcgtattttttcgacatttgcgcAATAGTTCAAtagctatgatgcataaaaataaataaaaatctgttttagaatgtacaggtgaagagctttcatatgataccccacttgatatagtcactcacttcgaaagttgaaaatactaattattagttcatgaccacaatttaattttttttgtgtgatctaaccctaaattcactgttttcagatttttccccaaatgtcagctataagatctacctacctgccaaatttcatgattctaggtcaacgggaagtaccctgtaggtttcttgacagacagacggacagacagacagacaacaaagtgatcctataagggttccgtttttccttttgaggtacggaaaaagtacgactgtagtacggaaccctcatagcgcgagcctgactcgcacttggccggtttttaagctttttattagGTTGCATTGGTTGTATTTTGTAATTCTGTCAACATTGTATTTTAGTTTGCTTTAGTTtacttaaaaagtaaataagtagcttctcgctgaaatgtgTATGAGGTGCACTATATTATGCCGCCCGTATGATTTTGTTACCGCAAACTGACCACCATTGTTATTATATAGATAGTAATAGATAGAATATAGATAGTAATAATATAGATAactcttttaattaaaaaattaaaaaaggtattATGCATGGcctttattttcaaataaacaaaaaacggCGGACTACTAGATAGGCCaggctccatactaaaatattcaaacccctttacatgtaattaatttttaatgggCCATTAATATTGAAACAAtgcaattttgacaaaatcacAATTACACTTGAAGCTGTAGTAAGTAATAGACAATCAACTTGTCAAGCCTGTTAAGATAAAGTAAAAGCAGGTCAGAGTAATATATCTTCAAGATTTGATATGAGGGCATTGACTGATAGCTATGAAAAGACAAAGGTGTTTTATTTCTActagatacctattataaagaTGATATGTAGGGGTGATAGGCTGATAGCTAAGTGGTTAAAATAATGGCCTCCTATTTAGGTGTACGGCGTTCGATACACTGCaggcacatctaacttttcatagctatgtgcattttaagcaatcaatTATCACTTccttagaatttaaaaaaagcatcGTGAAGAAACCAGCATGCCCGTGAGCTCTCCATCTGGAAGGCGGATACAGGTATCtgctttataattataattggaTATTATACCAGAAAAATTAAGATaaggaataaataaaggctttgaattgaattgaattatacCAGAAAATGTCGAGtctccgcgggattttgaaaaatcaaaattcacGCAGGCTAAATCTATCATCTAGTCAGAAATTAAACACCTTCGCGTCTTTGTAGCTATCAGTCAACACCCTCAAATCAAATCTGAGAAGATGTAATATAAgtcattttgtaaaaaaagtcTGAGTGCCAGTAACTTTGACAAAGTCCTAAGCAAGCTTGAACACTGAAACAGCcctttttgtctggtgggaggcttcggccgtggctagttactaccctaccagcaaagccgtgccgccaagcgatttagcattccggcaCGATgtagtgtagaaaccaaaggggtttaataaaactgccataccccttcaaggttagcctgcttccatcttagactgcatttcacttaccaccaggtgagattgcattcaagagctaacttgtatctgaataaaaaaacccaATATGAGTTGTTGCATAAGAGATTTCatatgaataattttaaaagacGTGCAATGCAATACAATAGATCTTATAATACAGTATCTCTGTGTCATACatcagaataataatataatatgcatgCAGGTATAGATCGTTCTGAgtatataaataactaggtTCATTGACTTTGGTAAGCACTTGACAAAAGACAAGTTCGTGTGTGCTGCCAACGAAGATACTAATTAGGAATTAATTAACGACACGCGAATGAATTGCGGCCGAAGGTCGTTATTGGCGAAAAGTAATCTACATACAATTGATACAAATGtagacaataaaataaaattgtgcaaCACACTATTTAAACGACTTAAAtaacatatattatatacataaaagcATTTAAAGCATATATAAACAGCTTAAAATTAAACggtgtaaatataaaatacactagcttatgctcacgacttcgtccgcgtggactacacaaatttcaaagccctatttcaacccccttcaattattttaattttaaaatttaatttttttttctatttaatttttaatttttattgacttctgtaataatatgggtacatttttcctgaaataaagaacattattataGCACATGTAAAGAGAAAACAattgaaaactgaatttgtgattacataaaaaaaatgtttgatagTATGGGATCCTATGTGCGATCGCACTTTAACGGGTTTTCTGAAGATCACTGAcacatttgaaaatgaaatgaaatgaaatgaaaaatgaaatgaaaatcttttttattcgtataaacttttacaagtgcttacgaatagtcggatgcatctaccacaaAATGAATAGTTTCCATTGTCATGTATTGTTTCAGCGATAATGAGTGAAAAGCCGTACCCGTTCAAAGCGCCGTCTCCTCAAGACATGGTGGCGCTACGTAAGGCCATCGAGGCCGGCCTGGTGAGCACGGTGCGGGACCGCATATGGGACAACCCGCGGTATCTAGTCAGCAGTGGAAACACGCCCGCTATTGTTCAGGTAAcccttttttaaattcagatacaagttaaccctttgTCTGCCatctcacttgatggtaagtgatgacgcagtctaagatggaagcaggctaacctggaaggggtatggcagtttttattaaacccgtactcctttggtttctacacggcatggtactgaaacgctaaattgcttggcggcacagctttgccgtcAGGATGGTAactatagccacggccgaaacctcccacctgACAAGACCGAAGGAAATTTAGAAACTATAAtattccaaatttcccctgccgggaatcgaacccgaaacCTCCCACattgataagaccacagcgctcaccactgcaccagagaGGTCGTCTAGGACGAACGCCAACGTCTTTGACAGATTTTTCGCTCATGTGACTACTTAGTTGcttcgttgcaacgtgattgaaggacaaactaacaaaaaacacacttatgcatttataataatatgagtagtgattagTTTTGTTTTCAACAGGAAGGTTCCCGCTACAACGCTTTACACGTGGCGGCGAAGGCAATGAACGCCGAAATCTGCAACTTGTTACTGACAACGGTCGGCAACCCGGCCTTCGTACAGACTCTGTCCGGATCGGACGCCGATGCTAACTTCTGCAAGGTGAGTAAAAGTTCcagagaaaaaccggccaagtgcgagtcaggctcgcgcaattagggttccgtactacagtcgtatttttcgacattttgcacgataattcaaaaactatgatgcataaaaataaataaaaatctgttttagaatgtacaggtgaagacctttcatatgataccccacttggtatagtcactcacttcaaaagttaaaaatactaattgttagttcatgaccacaatttaattttttttgtgtgatctacttcacggttttcagatttttccccaaatgtcagctataagatctacctacctgccaaatttcatgattctaggtcaacgggaagtaccctgtaggtttcttgacagacagacagacaacaaagtgatcctataagggttccgtttttccatttgaggtacggaaccctaaaaaggaacccttataggatcactttgttgtctgtctctgtcaagacccgtaaagggaatcaaaatctgtagggtacttctcgtgggcatagaatcatgaaatttggcaggtagcatgTCTTATAGAacaaagtaaaggaaaaaatccgaaaaccgtgaatttgtggttccatcacagaaaaataaaaagatgttgtttatttattgtacGA
This portion of the Maniola hyperantus chromosome 22, iAphHyp1.2, whole genome shotgun sequence genome encodes:
- the LOC117992821 gene encoding WD repeat-containing protein 18; this translates as MSNLLEVLITCDSNNTLWTSSIWDPHNGTNLMTYKGGGTAENRTACFIGSDYFAAVERTKPILHVWPLNSQQTVQGMRFILPGKATAFAVTPDGSYCIAGIDEKIYLWQIASGNLLTIINRHYQKVNLLKFTSDGRFFVSAAEDGMVMVWSLVTVAANPEVELVTQTVAGQHDPVYIFSDHFLPVTDMCISKMGIHGRLFTVSSDRTCKIYDLTSGEMVLNLVFDEPLSAIVLDVLELNAFVGSTEGRIVQFSLTNPPRGRDILVNDDKNIVFSAHTKAVSCLSVSLNGELLMSGGNDEQVILWHIRSQQPIRVIKHKGPITNAFFTLNHKAIYKQDFAPSIILHNLERTLENNSDEIVEIEVLVTKKNNFWPQYVSNIDSDAAEIDLDIKHREAMLKDELEKMKRINSNLYTVAIGKALKSEDSNPKKKMNKNKTQ